The Pogona vitticeps strain Pit_001003342236 chromosome 3, PviZW2.1, whole genome shotgun sequence genome includes a window with the following:
- the LOC140704554 gene encoding uncharacterized protein LOC140704554 encodes MYGSGCCLSPSARCKDFSLHRRLASGVTFQKKGSSGHKLHHTHITKFRSHHKLGQVHANSFSSDVVHRSYSGLKKGKAFSAYRPHTKASNSPTGIPTPCPSVSTSGRTSARPHGIDNGCFASRQAQNEITTGMAPSSLQSVVRPPKEAVESHPRVGKTTVMVGLPATSSHGAPFSTPTTVGSGYNGCEPHGLGGSLQWPHRECLVDLSSKGPPHKPSRADSSNKGLQGLSPHNTGSWCASCNRQYHDPVLYKQAGRNKVSVLTLPSCTALGMVLCPSCVSHGHSHSDNRELSSRHSKPSKKSVPRVGTKPTHVSGVVPQMGPSSHRHVCFERKQKMSRLCLKSREGSLIPGGRLHDSLEETSHLPVPADSSNSKDHSQANSTQGLSHPGGPLLATSAVVPSPPRGSHGRLQVSDDARLALQRLRVHSPPGRGIPSPDRLEDLPEIKEILDKSRKPSTKSLYKYKWDNFVRFALSKDLQTSPVSLRTLLIYLRHLFDLGLSVSTLKVYAAAIVVHQPSGSSSAQLFTHPTVKTFFKGLMNARPPVRAPIPQWSLTLVLNALMKHPFEPMSSCDLKFLSLKTLFLVAITSARRASELAALRSDSPYLQFYKDKVVLFPDISFLPKVVSEFHLNQPISLPTLFSDPSSDIERMLHSLDVKRALSYYISRTRDFRASHKLFLCYYGSRKGSAASAPALSRWLVSTVVLAYQLSKKDVPEGIRGHSTRSMATSTALLRGVDLPDICRAATWSKVSTFVTHYRLDLRAKKETSFGRAVLTSVLQ; translated from the coding sequence atgtatggctccGGTTGCTGCCTTTCTCCGTCTGCAAGGTGTAAAGATTtttccttacatcgacgactggctagtGGTGTCACCTTCCAGAAGAAGGGCAGTTCAGGACACAAACTTCACCATACACACATTACAAAGTTTAGGTCTCACCATAAACTGGGACAAGTCCACGCTAACTCCTTCTCAAGTGATGTCGTACATAGGAGCTACTCTGGACTCAAAAAAGGCAAGGCTTTTTCTGCCTATAGACCGCATACAAAAGCTTCAAATAGCCCTACAGGGATTCCTACCCCATGCCCTAGTGTCAGCACATCAGGCcgaacatctgctaggcctcatggcatcgacaacgGCTGCTTTGCCTCACGCCAGGCTCAGAATGAGATCACTACAGGCATGGCTCCTTCATCACTTCAATCCGTTGTACGACCACCCAAAGAAGCAGTTGAGAGTCACCCCAGAGTTGGCAAGACAACTGTTATGGTGGGGCTTCCGGCCACATCTTCTCATGGGGCGCCCTTTTCGACCCCTACGACTGTCGGCTCAGGTTACAACGGATGCGAGCCCCACGGGTTGGGGGGCTCATTGCAATGGCCACACCGTGAATGCCTTGTGGACCTCTCGTCAAAAGGGCCTCCACATAAACCATCTAGAGCTGATAGCAGTAATAAAGGCCTTCAaggcctttctccccataatACAGGGTCGTGGTGTGCAAGTTGTAACAGACAATACCACGACCCTgttttatataaacaagcagggaggaacaaggTCTCTGTCCTTACTTTACCTAGCTGTACtgctctgggaatggtgttgtGTCCATCATGTGTATCCCATGGCCATTCACATAGCGACAACAGAGAACTCTCTAGCAGACACTCTAAGCCGTCGAAAAAGTCAGTCCCACGAGTGGGAACTAAACCAACTCATGTTTCAGGAGTTGTGCCACAGATGGGGCCATCCTCACATAGACATGTTTGCTTCGAGCGAAAACAGAAAATGTCACGCTTATGCCTCAAGAGCAGGGAAGGATCCCTCATCCCTGGGGGACGCCTTCATGATTCCCTGGAAGAAACATCTCATTTACCTGTTCCCGCCGATTCCTCTAATTCAAAGGACCATAGTCAGGCTAATTCAACACAAGGCCTCAGCCATCCTGGTGGCCCCCTTCTGGCCACGTCAGCCGTGGTTCCCAGTCCTCCGAGAGGTAGCCACGGACGTCTTCAAGTTTCCGATGATGCCAGACTTGCTCTCCAGAGACTCAGGGTCCATTCTCCACCCGGACGTGGAATCCCTTCACCTGACCGCTTGGAGGATCTGCCtgaaattaaagaaatattagATAAGTCTAGGAAACCTTCTACTAAAtctttgtacaaatacaaatgggACAACTTTGTCCGTTTTGCTCTTTCTAAAGATCTTCAAACATCTCCTGTTTCTTTGAGGACTTTATTGATCTACTTAAGGCATTTGTTTGACCTTGGTTTGTCTGTTTCCACTTTAAAAGTTTATGCGGCTGCTATAGTTGTTCATCAGCCTTCTGGTTCAAGTTCTGCACAGTTGTTTACTCACCCTACTGTTAAGACCTTTTTTAAGGGACTTATGAACGCTCGCCCACCTGTAAGAGCTCCTATTCCTCAATGGTCTCTGACTCTTGTTCTGAATGCGTTGATGAAACATCCCTTCGAACCTATGTCATCCTGTGATCTCAAGTTTCTCTCCTTAAAGACTCTGTTTTTGGTGGCTATTACATCCGCCAGGAGAGCCTCTGAGTTGGCAGCTCTAAGATCCGATTCGCCTTATCTACAATTCTACAAAGATAAGGTTGTCCTCTTTCCagacatttcctttcttcctaaggtggtgtCTGAATTTCACCTAAATCAGCCCATATCATTGCCGACCTTGTTCTCTGACCCATCCTCGGACATTGAGAGGATGCTGCATTCTTTGGACGTCAAAAGGGCGTTATCCTATTACATTTCAAGGACTAGGGACTTTAGGGCTTCCCACAAACTTTTTCTGTGCTACTATGGATCACGCAAGGGGTCGGCTGCTTCAGCTCCTGCCTTATCTAGGTGGTTAGTCTCCACTGTAGTTCTGGCTTATCAGCTATCCAAGAAGGATGTTCCTGAAGGTATTCGAGGACACTCGACGAGGTCAATGGCAACGTCTACTGCTTTGCTCCGAGGAGTCGACTTACCTGATATCTGCAGGGCGGCTACCTGGTCCAAGGTGTCCACTTTTGTCACCCATTACCGGCTGGACCTTCGGGCTAAAAAGGAAACATCCTTCGGAAGGGCTGTCCTCACATCAGTTCTCCAGTGA